A region from the Lentimonas sp. CC4 genome encodes:
- a CDS encoding zinc ribbon domain-containing protein: MPTYVYETIPSEPKERAVQFEVQQSMKDAPLTVHPETGQAVKRVISGGYGYASKSSSGGGHSCGHGCGCG; encoded by the coding sequence ATGCCTACTTATGTTTACGAAACGATCCCCTCAGAGCCCAAAGAAAGGGCTGTGCAATTTGAAGTGCAGCAATCGATGAAGGACGCACCGCTGACGGTGCATCCAGAAACTGGGCAAGCGGTGAAGCGAGTGATCTCCGGTGGTTACGGCTACGCGTCGAAGTCCAGCTCAGGTGGCGGACATTCCTGCGGGCACGGCTGCGGTTGCGGCTAG
- a CDS encoding phosphoadenylyl-sulfate reductase, whose protein sequence is MKDAQTVNTQSITQSDLENASAVDRVRWAHEQYGDKLVLTTSFGIQSAVMLHLVTTQIPEIPVIFIDTGYLFPETYRFADALTERLNLNIKTYLPLQSAAHQEAVYGKRWEDGIKGITEYNRINKVEPMNRAVQELGATAWLSGLRRHQSSSREKRTVAEQQNKIMKVYPIIDWTDRDIYNYLTENNLPYHPLWNEGYVSVGDWHSTTKMGEGMSAEDTRFGGLKRECGLHESNAGSDYQI, encoded by the coding sequence ATGAAAGACGCACAGACAGTAAATACTCAAAGCATCACCCAGTCGGATTTAGAAAATGCCTCCGCTGTGGATCGCGTGCGTTGGGCGCACGAGCAATATGGCGACAAGTTGGTATTGACCACCAGCTTCGGTATTCAAAGCGCTGTCATGCTGCACTTAGTTACTACTCAAATACCTGAGATTCCTGTTATTTTCATTGATACAGGCTACCTGTTTCCTGAGACCTACCGCTTTGCGGACGCATTGACCGAACGTCTGAATTTAAACATCAAGACCTACCTGCCCCTCCAGTCCGCCGCTCACCAAGAAGCAGTCTATGGCAAGCGTTGGGAAGATGGCATCAAAGGCATCACTGAATACAATCGTATCAATAAGGTTGAGCCGATGAACCGCGCCGTTCAAGAACTCGGCGCCACCGCATGGCTCTCTGGCCTGCGCAGACATCAGTCCTCCTCTCGCGAGAAGCGCACTGTTGCCGAGCAGCAGAACAAAATCATGAAGGTGTATCCGATCATTGATTGGACCGACCGTGACATTTACAACTACCTGACTGAAAACAACCTGCCTTACCATCCACTCTGGAACGAAGGCTATGTCTCCGTCGGCGACTGGCACAGCACCACAAAGATGGGCGAAGGCATGAGCGCTGAAGACACTCGCTTCGGCGGCCTCAAGCGCGAATGCGGACTCCACGAGTCCAACGCGGGTTCAGACTACCAGATCTAG
- the pyk gene encoding pyruvate kinase: MVGKKTKTKIIFTVGPATADVAMLEQLIRAGADICRINMAHADHAWTREIVANVNLAGERVGRQIATLMDVKGPEIRTGDVPETFELEQGEIFEFTYGEGIGGLSEDGIRRVDVNYEGFAEDINVGDTVLVDSGLIRFKVIKIEGTHVRCEVLIPGPMGNRRHINLPGVRVRLPALTAKDQGDIDVGIEAGIDFFALSFVREADDLHTFRKYLVEQNSEAKIIAKIEDQQAIENLDAIIIASDGLMVARGDLGVECPFEDLPLIQSRAINSCIQQSKPVIVATHMLESMIDSPIPTRAEVTDVANAIREQADCVMLSGETTVGKYPLECVEVLKRIASRAEPESDNGLRADLPLARPRSKMLRSAAYLAAEMNSAIVVFTRRGFYAQKLSSLRPSVPVYAFTDNPVLFKQLLLMRGIEPFFMKFMKIDFERTIQDAFAELKKGEWLKKDDSVVVITKMRAGEHKLDTTQLRVIE; encoded by the coding sequence ATGGTAGGAAAAAAAACGAAGACTAAAATTATATTCACAGTCGGCCCAGCGACCGCAGACGTAGCCATGCTGGAGCAATTGATCCGCGCAGGCGCCGACATCTGCCGCATCAATATGGCGCATGCCGACCATGCGTGGACACGCGAAATCGTCGCGAATGTAAATCTAGCGGGCGAACGCGTAGGGCGACAGATCGCAACCTTAATGGACGTCAAAGGCCCGGAAATTCGCACTGGCGATGTCCCCGAAACCTTCGAGCTCGAACAGGGCGAGATCTTTGAGTTCACCTATGGTGAAGGTATCGGCGGCCTCTCTGAAGATGGCATCCGCCGCGTCGACGTAAATTACGAAGGGTTCGCCGAAGACATCAACGTGGGTGATACCGTGCTGGTGGATAGCGGCTTGATACGCTTTAAAGTCATCAAAATCGAAGGCACGCACGTGCGTTGCGAGGTGCTAATCCCAGGACCGATGGGCAACCGCCGCCATATCAACTTACCTGGTGTGCGTGTCAGACTCCCAGCGCTTACTGCAAAAGACCAAGGCGATATCGACGTTGGCATCGAGGCTGGCATTGACTTTTTTGCCCTCTCTTTCGTGCGTGAAGCCGACGACCTGCACACATTCAGGAAGTATTTAGTCGAGCAGAATTCTGAAGCCAAAATCATTGCGAAGATCGAAGACCAACAGGCGATCGAGAATCTCGATGCCATTATTATTGCTTCGGATGGTCTGATGGTCGCACGCGGCGATCTCGGCGTAGAATGTCCGTTCGAGGATTTACCGTTGATTCAGTCGCGCGCCATTAATTCATGCATCCAACAAAGCAAGCCCGTCATCGTGGCGACACACATGCTGGAATCCATGATCGACTCCCCGATCCCGACTCGTGCCGAAGTGACCGACGTGGCCAACGCGATTCGTGAACAAGCCGACTGCGTCATGCTCTCTGGAGAAACCACCGTTGGCAAATATCCACTGGAGTGCGTCGAGGTGCTGAAACGTATCGCAAGTCGAGCAGAGCCCGAGAGTGACAATGGGCTACGAGCCGACCTGCCCCTCGCTCGGCCGCGCTCGAAGATGTTGCGCTCCGCTGCCTATTTGGCAGCAGAGATGAATTCGGCGATCGTGGTATTTACCCGCCGTGGCTTTTATGCGCAAAAACTTTCGTCACTCCGCCCGTCCGTTCCAGTTTACGCGTTCACCGACAACCCAGTATTGTTTAAGCAATTACTACTAATGCGCGGCATCGAACCGTTTTTCATGAAATTCATGAAAATAGACTTCGAACGCACGATTCAGGATGCATTCGCCGAACTAAAAAAAGGTGAATGGCTGAAAAAAGATGACTCCGTCGTCGTCATCACCAAAATGCGCGCTGGCGAACACAAACTCGACACAACGCAACTACGTGTCATTGAGTAG
- the galE gene encoding UDP-glucose 4-epimerase GalE yields MKVFVTGGAGYIGSVAVEQLVLAGHDVMVFDNLSLGHRAAVHPSAELVVGDLANIESIREAMGRFKPDAIMHFAAKSLVGESMEDPFIYLGDNVSNALNLLKCVVEFEVPRFILSSTANLFDDPERMPIAEDERIIPGSPYGESKYIIERYLHWMSRIYPFFNYAALRYFNAAGASVERGEDHTPELHLIPLVLQVALGQREKIYMFGDDYDTPDGTCVRDYIHVIDLAQAHILALGAIEKEDKIYNLGNGLGYSVKQVIETAREVTGHAIPADVKPRRAGDPATLIAASGKITSELNWDPKFPDLKSIIASAWAWHQANPNGYED; encoded by the coding sequence ATGAAAGTATTCGTAACAGGAGGTGCCGGTTATATCGGCAGTGTCGCAGTAGAACAACTCGTCTTGGCCGGACATGACGTCATGGTCTTCGACAATTTATCCCTCGGCCATCGCGCAGCAGTCCACCCAAGCGCAGAGCTTGTCGTTGGCGATCTTGCCAACATTGAATCCATTCGCGAAGCAATGGGCCGCTTCAAGCCAGACGCGATCATGCACTTCGCAGCGAAGTCGCTCGTCGGCGAGTCGATGGAAGATCCATTCATCTATCTAGGAGACAACGTCTCAAATGCGCTCAACCTATTAAAGTGTGTCGTCGAGTTCGAAGTGCCTCGATTCATCCTCTCTTCAACCGCCAACTTGTTTGACGATCCAGAGCGCATGCCCATCGCAGAAGATGAGCGCATCATCCCAGGCAGCCCTTACGGCGAGTCGAAATACATCATCGAACGCTACCTGCACTGGATGTCCCGTATCTATCCGTTCTTCAACTACGCGGCACTGCGCTACTTCAATGCAGCTGGTGCCAGTGTGGAACGTGGCGAAGACCACACTCCAGAGCTTCACCTCATCCCACTCGTGCTGCAAGTCGCACTCGGGCAGCGTGAAAAGATCTACATGTTCGGTGACGACTACGACACACCAGACGGCACATGCGTGCGCGATTACATTCATGTCATCGACCTCGCACAGGCACACATCCTCGCACTGGGTGCGATCGAGAAAGAAGACAAGATCTACAACCTTGGCAACGGCCTAGGCTACTCCGTTAAGCAAGTGATCGAGACTGCACGCGAAGTGACTGGCCACGCAATCCCAGCCGACGTGAAACCACGCCGCGCAGGCGACCCAGCAACATTGATTGCAGCGAGTGGCAAGATCACCAGCGAGCTCAACTGGGATCCAAAATTCCCAGATCTTAAATCAATTATCGCGAGTGCTTGGGCATGGCACCAAGCCAATCCAAACGGCTACGAAGACTAA